Genomic segment of Coffea arabica cultivar ET-39 chromosome 1e, Coffea Arabica ET-39 HiFi, whole genome shotgun sequence:
TTTATGTGATCTTAATAATTTCATTGGTTGCTGATACATGTGGTTAGGTGTTGGGAGCAAGCTAGCAAGATACGGGTATGGCGTGTTTGGAATTGATTACGAAGGCCATGGAAAATCCGCGGGTGCCCGTTGTTACATTAAAAAGTTCGATGACATTGTCAACGACTGCTCTCATTTCTTCAAATCCGTTTGCTGTAAGTTACCTAATATTCCGACGGCCTGGAGAGCAAAATTTTTTAGGATACAATGCATTAAATTAATTGCaccccactttccccttccGAGTTTTAGCATTGCGTCAGTTATCATACCTGACTGAATTTTTATGCAACCTTTTTCCGTGAAAACGGTGAGGAAAATGAATGCCCAGAAgaacaaaagagaagaaaatgataACCATGGCTTAAGTCCTTGATGGCTGCTGTTATTTATTTTGTGGGATCAGGTAGGGAAGAGTACTTGGGGAAGAAAAGGTTCTTGTACGGAGAGTCAATGGGAGGGGCGGTAGCTCTATTAGTGCACAAGAAGGACAGGGCTTTTTGGGACGGTGCTCTTCTGGTTGCGCCCATGTGCAAGGTAATAAGTAACGTTGCAGGAGGAATTTTTTCATGTTTCGCATGGTGAACTGTAGAAATTATGGGGTTTTAATAGTACTATCTCTTATTCATCCAGAGAGGTAATTTGATTCTGGGAAAAGATCTTCCAAGTTCAAAGGCTGAAATTAATTGTATAATGGACACTTGAACAGCTCAAACAGTCCAGAAAATTTGAGTACGTTGCAAGAATGGATGGTggaagttttcttctttttttttttttttaaaaaaaaaacccaagaaaagagaaTTGTGAAATGTGACTCGTTAAATCCAACTTCCTCTAGAGAAGTTAGTCACCACATGGAATTATAGGGTGGGAGGTCAAGAGTTATACGTGACTTCTTTTAAATCCATACAAGTGCGTGATGCACTCGTCTCATCTGACGGTGGTTCAGTTTCTGTCGATttatgcataaaaaaaaaaaaattttgaatcgtTAAGGGCATTAGGGACCTTATCAGAGATGAATCCAGATTAGCCCTGACTAACCTAATAAGTAGTTAGCGGTTAGTAGCTGATGCAGGCATTAATGCTTTTCTCATTAATATTATTATGTTATGCTTGGACGTTGTTGTTAGATTTCTGAGAAGGTAAAGCCACATCCGCTGGTCATAAGCGTGTTAACTAAAGTGGAAGACCTCATACCCAGGTGGAAGATAGTCCCCACCAAAGACGTCATTGATTCCGCTTTCAAGGACCCGCTTAAACGAGAACAGGTAAATGCAATCCTTACAACCAAACAGCAAACAGCTTGCTTGTTCTTTCATCAACCATCTGCACTGAATCAAATACCAGTAAAAGGAGGACATATATGGCTATTTCTTTCCAACATTGACGGAATGGGTGGGACAGATGATTGATACTGAAGGGAAAAATTAAAGAGAATGTCCATTCCACGCTAAGGCTACTAGTAATTACTACAACACATGATTTCTAGATAGAGTATCATGACAGATAGCAGGAGCAATGATGGTGTCTGCCTTTGATATCGTGCAGATTCGTGGCAACAGGCTGATATACCAAGAGAAGCCCAGGTTGAAAACAGCTCTGGAAATGCTCAGAACTAGCCTGGCCCTTGAGGGTACTTTGCATGAGGTGGTCAATTTCTTCGGCATTGTTTCTAGTACTAGCTAGTAATTTTTTGGCTTTGATTGCAGTAATTAAAATGTTGCTAATTATCGTGGGTGGATTTAATTCAGTGTGCGTGTGACATCATCAACAGGTGACTCTACCATTCTTTGTGTTGCATGGCGAAGCAGATACAGTGACGGACCCTGAAGTGAGCAAGGCATTATACGAGCAAGCCAGCAGCGAAGACAAGACCATAAAATTGTATCAAGGGATGTGGCATGGTTTGACATCGGGAGAGCCTGATTCTAATATTGAGATTGTGTTCTCGGACATCATAGCGTGGCTTGACAAGAgatcagcagcagcagcagacaATTTTGATTCCAGCACGCAGAATATGACCTTCAAACCGGCGGCGCAGCAGCGGCAGCAGCATAGCCCAATCTTGGAGAAGTTGAACACAATCGCATTGCCAACCGTCGAAGTAGAAGAAAAGGTAGAGGTGCGAAGCCCAGACAGAGTAACAAGTACGCATGGGAAATACTTGTGTGGGTGGAAGGGACGTCGCATGCACCACCATCATTCGTCTATGTGATGTAGTTTGAGGGTGAACGTGTtcactctctctccctctctcgtcCCTAAAGATGATATGATGATACTTGAATTTCTCTGTATCAATTCTCAAACTTTATTTACAACATCTGAGCAGTAACTCTGTTCAAATTAGGTAAGGTCAGTGTTTCTGCAGTAAACTAAAATTGTATTCATGGGATTGGTCAGTTTTTATGGGCACTCGTATGAAAGGTACCAAGAATTGAAGAAATGGCTAGTGATATTTAGAGCTGGTAAGTCAATCGAGTAGTTCGAAAGTTCGTtagagctcggctcgttaattttggttaacgagtcgagttcgaactcgaaacATGCTCGTTTAGTAAACGAGCCGAGTTGATACTCGAGTAGCTCGTTAGACCTCGTTAATGAATGacatatttgtcattttagaaatcaaaattataaaaattaaaaattataggttTTTATTAAGGTTAATTTGCACGAGCTCGACTCATTTGtgataaacgagtcgagctcgagtcacATGTACATTTAACGAACCGAGTTCGAACATATTTTAAAGCTCGTTTTCCTAATGAGCTTgagtcgagctcggctcgaatgaaactcgagtcgagctcgacaGCTAAATACTCGAttcgattaacagctctatAGTGATATTTGGATTTCAATAATAGTGTTTCTTGTACTCCATCCTAACATTTCATTGTAGTTTCGATCCCATGCTCATTTTATTcttaaatataatatatatatatatataatttcaaaaacctttcttgaggtttctaacactTTTACTGAtctcattttgagattttaaaaattactgtTAGCTCTATAGTTTTCAATCGGTAACTTGATAATCAATCCTTCAACCCACGATTAAAACTTACTCATTACTTTCATCAATAAAGATAATAAAAGACATTTAGAGGTTATGagaaatatttacttataactTATCATACATTGTCCTAATAATGCATTATAGATGTAAATATTATTCGTTGTCCTAATAAAGTTGGAGAAAGAAATATCggaaacttaaaaataattaaaaaaaaaaagaaaaaagcaggAAACTTACCATGCCATTAAATTAAACTCTTAAAAAACTAAATGCTAAATGATGTAATTAGAGAGTATTAGCACAGACATAAAATATGCCAGAATAAGGACCACCTTTGACATAAGGTAACTTttgacaaacaaacaaacaaaaaaaaaaaaatcacataagGTGACCATTACATCCAATCATATTTGATTTTGCAAAGAGGTTATATAAGAAAGCATTTTTGTAGAGAATAATATTCTTATTAAAAATACTCTTTCCATCTCaatgaaatatttttttattgtatcTTTGTtgtgttttttattttgaaatatttgaacaTGTGATAAATAATTTGGGACGAAAAAAGTAAGTGGAAGTGGGAGTGGCACTTTGAAGGTTTTAGTGTTGAAATTCAAATGTgtaaaaagaatatttaaacCCCAATGAGGATGTGTAAAAAaaataccatttttttttttttgtggaaataTTCCTACTTcgtgtttatttttaattatatatatatatatatactttttttaaaaaaaaaattaacaaggCGGCGGCATTAACCCtcctaaaaaaataataataaaaagagagggaaagaaagaaGGCAGTGGTATTAGTCGGTGGTGTTGGAGGCTGAGTTTCAATTTTATCCTTATACTTACTACTGCTACTGGTAAGCTCGCGAAGCCCTTAGAAAATCTTCTACGCCATTACCTCTCTGCTTCTATAACTCGCTCTTCGCCTAGGGAGCttatcgatttttttttttgaatttttgttgcCGGTTAACCCTAGCTTTTTTTGCTAGTAATATAGTATTTGTTTTTGCAGAATTCCTATTAACCGAGTATCATCACTGCGATCTCAGAAAAATGAGGTTAGTCGAGACGCTCGTCAATTTACGCCTCTTgttttgtggttttttttttttttttttttttttttgtagctgTTGTATGTGTGTCTGCACAAGCTTTACTGTTGCTGGTATTAGTTATTAATCCACCAAGGGGATGGATGTAGTTGTGGAGGTTTTCTATGTATCTTTTGACAGGACAATTTGGCTCGaatacatttatatttttttttggtactaaGGCATATGCGCGGTTTCATTCTGTGACAATGAacgattatttgaaataatagtAGTGTGGGTAGGTCTTTTATTTTCCGTTTATTCATTTTTGTATCACTTCTTTTCTGATGAGTTTActgataaatttatttatttacttacttatattttaatttttgcagTGGGCCAATGCAGGAGGACGTCCCTGTAAGTCTGCTTTACCTTTTTTTCTTATTGTCCTTGCATATTAGTCTTTCCATGTTTGCTGCAAGGTCATTATTAGTACTTTGATGGTCTGTTTGCTGTACGTTATAGCTTCTGCTTCTTTGTCTAGAATTACTGTTTGTTTGGTTCATCTAATACTGTCGTGGTCTAGAAGGATATGGTTTCAGTAGTTGCTTCTCTGGTTGCCGCCCTTTTGATAGTTTTGATGGCTGTGGTGTCtatgttttcatttttcatatttcatATAGTGTGCTGCCTTCATAATTTAACAAACTGGAAAGCTGACGCCATTTAGAAGTTTTTCTTACATTCCCTTGTGGGCAATTGCCTTTGATGCTATTCAACTAGAAATATTGTTTGGATGACGATCTCAATTTGTCAGCTCCTTTGTGTTAAAGCCCCAATTAAAGGCGAGTAAGACCTTTAAGGTAATCAGAATTgaagattttcttttttgtttccttgagTATATGAGGCACGATTTGGTTCTTTCAATAATAGAATCTGAGTTAAATTGATAATAGTACCTTGGATTTCAACGCTTTAGTGTATTaaattatcttttgaaagcaTGCTTTTGTTATGTTCAGGACAGTCCTGCCCCTTGTGCCttgggagaaaaagaaaataagcaaactaCAAGAAACAAATATGATAAAAGCCATTGTTCTGATTTTACTAATTCAACAGGCGACATTTGCCTGCATTAATGTCTTCCTCCATCCTGCCTCACTAAAGTACATCTTGGTTGCTGCAGATATTCTAGTCCATGGTATTAATAACTTAGAAATTTTGGCCTTTACATCTTGCACGTCTTTACATGATTTTTGCATCACACTCAAGTTTCCAGTGCTTTTTCTTCTAAAAATATTCTAGCTTATCTGATTGTTGCAAAATGCATGAAACGCTGTTAATGTTGCTGTCACATATGTATGACAGGGAAAGAATGAGGAAGAGGAGTTCAACACAGGACCTCTTTCTGTTTTAATGATGAGTGTCAAGAACAATACTCAGGTACATCGGGAGAAGTAGTGCAACCAATTGGAGTAACTGTTCTTACACTGATATAAGCATTTTGTTTAACTGTTTCTTAAAAGTAAAAGCacattttgttttattattcttcatttttcatttcaaaaccgtCATACCAAGAAACAGTTGATGAGCATTGAAGCTGATTTGAATCtttgtacttgtttgcaatGTCTGGATTCCTCATGTTATGTTCTCAATTTTGTTTCATGACCAGGTACTTATCAACTGTAGGAACAATAGGAAACTCCTTGGGCGTGTGAGGGCTTTTGATCGTCACTGCAACATGGTCCTGGAAAATGTTAAGGAGATGTGGACTGAGGTCGGTTTGTTTCTCAAAGTACCACGCTATCTTGAACACTTGATTTCAATTTGGTTCATGCATTTATTCACTCCCATTACTATGTTTCTGCTCAGGTGCCCAAGactgggaaaggaaagaaaaaagctCTACCCGTCAACAAAGACAGGTTTATTAGCAAAATGTTCCTTCGCGGGGATT
This window contains:
- the LOC113743533 gene encoding caffeoylshikimate esterase-like isoform X1, with the translated sequence MCNEMDFEYHEEHTRNSRGVQLFTCRWLPFSSPKALVFLCHGYGMECSQFMKGVGSKLARYGYGVFGIDYEGHGKSAGARCYIKKFDDIVNDCSHFFKSVCCREEYLGKKRFLYGESMGGAVALLVHKKDRAFWDGALLVAPMCKISEKVKPHPLVISVLTKVEDLIPRWKIVPTKDVIDSAFKDPLKREQIRGNRLIYQEKPRLKTALEMLRTSLALEGTLHEVTLPFFVLHGEADTVTDPEVSKALYEQASSEDKTIKLYQGMWHGLTSGEPDSNIEIVFSDIIAWLDKRSAAAADNFDSSTQNMTFKPAAQQRQQHSPILEKLNTIALPTVEVEEKVEVRSPDRVTSTHGKYLCGWKGRRMHHHHSSM
- the LOC113743533 gene encoding caffeoylshikimate esterase-like isoform X2, which codes for MSQQNLSNPHGVGSKLARYGYGVFGIDYEGHGKSAGARCYIKKFDDIVNDCSHFFKSVCCREEYLGKKRFLYGESMGGAVALLVHKKDRAFWDGALLVAPMCKISEKVKPHPLVISVLTKVEDLIPRWKIVPTKDVIDSAFKDPLKREQIRGNRLIYQEKPRLKTALEMLRTSLALEGTLHEVTLPFFVLHGEADTVTDPEVSKALYEQASSEDKTIKLYQGMWHGLTSGEPDSNIEIVFSDIIAWLDKRSAAAADNFDSSTQNMTFKPAAQQRQQHSPILEKLNTIALPTVEVEEKVEVRSPDRVTSTHGKYLCGWKGRRMHHHHSSM
- the LOC140015152 gene encoding uncharacterized protein isoform X1; amino-acid sequence: MSGPMQEDVPGKNEEEEFNTGPLSVLMMSVKNNTQVLINCRNNRKLLGRVRAFDRHCNMVLENVKEMWTEVPKTGKGKKKALPVNKDRFISKMFLRGDSVIIVLRNPK
- the LOC140015152 gene encoding uncharacterized protein isoform X2, yielding MGKNEEEEFNTGPLSVLMMSVKNNTQVLINCRNNRKLLGRVRAFDRHCNMVLENVKEMWTEVPKTGKGKKKALPVNKDRFISKMFLRGDSVIIVLRNPK